attttacagttagtgttacttagatgtacatggactaatacaagcctgttttattaagtgttggtttatttatgagttaggacattcattgttctaatagggtagttgtattatacagctttacttttagggagtacattcatgtaatgaactaaacagttacagggaacaagtctactcaagtttaaaagcaccacacagaggcctctgctgtaaacatgtaacagactGTGTCCActaaagcattgtctttgacagtagACATTTGACCACAGCTCTGAGAGGATTGTAGCCATGTGTGAgcactgtgccagtctttcttgaagcctcgtcttctgcccccttgaagagtacgagggaaaaacttgaggtgctgctgtttgggccctctgatgttgactgggaaatatctgtgatgaaacatgaggacaataagttactctgaatttaaaatagcagcagcaaaaacaacaataacaacatgagtagctgtccatagtaatcccagattacagttgtattatggacccacagtcagttctgttctgactgttcaaactcttCTACCtgtaaacatgaacaagaagctttctgttgttgcaccagggtTCATAACTCAGcaggaggttcagcacagacacagtttaccaaacacatactatttgttctaaaagtaagtactgtttgactgGTTTAGCTGTTGATAGTctggttgtctcaacagctgTCAATCTCTGAGtttgagcagcagctgctgcagtgctgccttcacttgcactcgGACAACGTAGTTACAATTTCcgaaattttcaaatgtgaacttgacctatcagaactggggggggggcaagcaTTTTCCAGGGGTGGCCGCGGCCCCCCCTGGACCCCGTTGACGGCGCCTGTGTAATCTAAcctatctaatctaatctagaGCAGGAACAGAGTCActgagagcagcacagatgGAGCATGTCATCAAAGAGGATGCAGGCGGAACGAGAGGGTTCACTCCCCTCCGTCTTCACCTTCCGTTCACTCACAGCTGATCGGACAAGTCTTGTGCGAAATGCGCCGTTTCTCGTTTGAATTTGTCCCCTGGCAGAGTATTTTAATACTGTTCACGAGTATTCAGATGAGTAGTGAttgtttaaaatttaaaacagcGAAGTGAATCCAATTAAATCGCATTGAGTGGTTGTATCATGGGATCATCGAAAACGGGGTTTTTCTGACACATTATAATGGCTGATAGAAAAAAACCCGTTGTATTATGATACTAAAGTGACttatattgttaaaaaaaatatttcctaATTGTATTTGTTAATGGAAAGTACCCTTTGTGGCGTTAGTAGtcctctctgcaggaggagTTGGGGCTACCATCTCGGTTCCAGACCGATTTGATCTTTGGTATCCAGCTAGCCTCCCATAGTGTTTCCACCGCTGGTAGCTCTGAAGTAAAGTGGAGCCTGTGGCGGTCAGACAGCCAAGTACCTGGGGTGTACCACcctaaaggtgtgtgtgttttgtcggTCCATCCAACCGGATATAATTTCAAACTGGCAGCGACACACAGCTGTATAAGCAGAGGAATGATGCCAGCACAGGAGGGGGGCTATAGCTAACGGTGGCTAACGCTAACGGTACTCCCATTTTTAGTTCCGCTGCTTATCCTTTTTTGTGTCACTAAACTAAACTCTAAACTACGTTTCAGGAAGCAATCCGCCTCGATATCGGAATGgtaacagcagacagcagattCCTCGGCAGTAGCAGCAGTTGAGGTTAGCTAGTGTTGCTAACGATatgtgctagcatgctaatatttacTACATGCCAGTGTTAGCTAGCTCCGCGGTGGTTGTTTATTTGCTAGCCGGCTAACGGCGTCCACAGGCTGAGAGACATACATGTGGTGTCTTCAGTCAGTCGGCGTTGTGAGTGCTTTTGAAATGCTGTGTAACCACACGTGAATATCTGCTTGTTAAGTTACTGCCACCGAGTTATAAACACAACTAAGCAGCTGGGTTAGCAGTTAGCTGCTCGGTGCACTGGCTACACGGTGTGTGtaatctctcctcctccctttccaGGTTGTGTCATGAGAAACTGAGCAGCTGCCAACCATCCTGAAGGCTCACCTGCCCGCTCAAACCTTCCAGACCAAAGCCAATGTGAAAACacgccactttttttttttttttaaatgggatGCAACACCTACTGTGGAGGACACCATCACCTCGTCTCCAGGAAAACACCTGTGAGTGTTCACAGCCCAAACTAGAGCAGCCATGAACGAGGAAGCAGCCGAGAGCCCGGCCCCTGACAGGGAGCCCGTGGAAGAGGATGCAGAGCCTGTTGAGGAAGACGTGGGACAAAGCACGGAGATGAAGAGCAGAAAGGAGGGAAAGTCCTGTGAGGATGCTGCAGCTCAGGAGCCCAAGGCGCCCTCACACAGACTGGGCACAAAGGGGAGCCCCAGTTCAGATCCAGTAGGGGAAACCCCAGGAGAGGCAATGGAGGAGGCTAAGGCCACTGGTGGTGAGCCTCCTTTAGACTGGTTTGAGCCGcttgaggatgatgatgatgccactAGCATTGGTGTGAATGATCCAGAGGAAGAAAGCCTGGCAGGAGAAAGTGAAAGGAGTGAGAGCGTGGCGGGCAGCGACAAGGCCGTGAGAAAGATTTATCAGTAGGTTGAATAATGTCTTATCCAGTCTGTGGTCATGTAATCATAGTGCAACATGTCAGCTGTCTGCAGAGCCCTTATGTCTTGTGCTGTAGGTAACGAGGAGCATTGTATTTGGATCAGATTTAGATTTGTATGGTCACGCGCAAGCACAATGTCATTGTCTTTATCAGCATGGAGCTGGCTGTGGTGATGCATGTGTGGTGTGAGGTGCTGTGCTGAGTTTCTGACTGACAGTATTATTGTTTCTAGTTAAAGGGAAATGGTTGCAAGATCAAGTGCACCAGCGAACGGGTTGCGTCTCGCTGCTTGGTAGGAAACGGGGTGTAATTGTACGTGAACATGTTTGTCATACAGGTTAAATAATGTCTTTCAGAGGACTTTTTGTTTCAGCTACAGTTGAAAGAATCGCATCTCAGCTTCACCTAAATCAGCTGAAAGAAGATGAATATATAAGACGACATAGCTGTGCATAACAACACGTGGTAAAGATGGTTTCTAACGTGCGTCATTCACATCTCGTCTTTCTCGTGCAGGCTTAACGTCACCCGCCGCAAGCGATCACACCCGGACGAAGGATGGGTCGAGTGGCCGGTTCTCGGAGAGGGTTGGAAACGCAAGGAAGTCGTTCGACGCTCAGGTTCTAGTATTGGACAGAAGGATGTGTATTACCTGAGGTAAATACTGTTATTTTGAATTCAGGGGGTGTAACATACTTAATGATGTGCTTCTCATGTGGTTCTTCTGTTCATGCTCCTCCCTCCACTGCTTGTTTTCCACCTTTGGTAAGCAGTTTGTGTGTTAGTGCAGGgtaataagacaaaaaaatgatcCTGTAGGTTAGAGCAGGCCACTTAAACCTCTACAGGCCATATAAGGCCTTAACATGTAGACAACATGTTAAGGCCTTATATGGCTTTCCAACAGACAGGCGCTACCGGAGTAGGAGGAAGATATGCTAGAACTCTGCTCTAGTCAAGGTTAGATGTTGTCTGTTCCTAACAATACTGAGCAGACTAGCTGTCTCCATATTGATCTGTAATCTAAATCTGGCCCCTCACCCAAAGGACAATACATAACGGTAAGAGAGGATCCTCAGAATTGATGCCTGCATGAGCTGCTGCACTTCAACAACCTCTCAGACTTCCACAACAAATTGGCGTCACGAACAGGATCTCAATAAAACAACGACGGGTGACTGACATGTCTGAGTTTGACGAGATTCTGGTGAAATTAAAGTTTAAAGATGCAGAAGGAACGCTAGCTGGCTGCTTAACGGCAGTTACAGTGTAAAGAGGGGGTTTGGGTATTTGTCCTGTGTCTGACCCCTTAAAAGGGTTGGGACTCGACAGTGTGTGAGCATTTCACCTTTTGGGAagacttttaatgtgtttgtctgaggaATTGCAGGACCAGCTGTCTGACCTCAGTTCGACGGGGAGTAAGTCTCAGATAACAGTCCTCTGAGCACTTGTGTGCGCTgaacaattaatcaataaatggAGATTGTTTTAGAAAACCCAGACCGGTTTTTAAACCAGGCTCATTAAAAGATTGAAAGATTCCCAAATTGCGAAACCGTTGGAGGGACTGACACGAGTAAGACGTCCGTTTCTCTGGGTTTTTAAGGGTCGCAGCTCTTTGCCTTGGCTGTAATTGTGTTTTCGCTCTGCAGTCCTCGGGGGGATCGAGTGAGAAGCCGAGTAGAACTGGTTTCTGTGCTGGAGGGATTTCTCAACCTGTCGAGCTTCGACTACAAGTCGGGAACGTTCTACGATGGTGACGCACCACCCATTAGAGTTCGAAACCGAGCGAAGGTACTGGCCTCTTATCGCCTACGACTAGGATTGGGTGTCATTTGGGTTTTTAATAATTCTCGATTATGAGTCTCTAAACGTTTTTCTCTCTAAACTCAGGAAGTcgattaaatgtttttgtgtttactcagtaGTATCTACAagctactattattattaacatcAATCTGCAAAGTAAACTAGCATTTTCAGTGATTCAGAGAGGAAGTTTGAATCTAAATAAGGTgctaaaatgcattaaaaaccCAGTAAATTAGAgctttttaattaaagtcaCCAAAGTGTTGGATTAGATCAGGcgcaggcagacacacaggttcTGACAGATACACAGTTGTTGTTCACAGTAGGATTGTGAAATTTGTTTAGGAAGCGATGTGCGGAAACAAACTTTGAAACGGGTCCTAATTTGGTTCTCGATGCTCAACCTGACCTAAAACTTAAAACATGTCATGAAATAAAGATCCGATGAGTCGAATTTATCTTTATTGAAGCAAAGAAGCAAGATGATAAGCTGACGTGACGTCTTACACTTTCTCGTCCTCCAGAGAAAGGTCCGGGAGCGTTCCTCCTCGGAGTCCAGCTGGAtggacagaggggagggagcCGACACCCCGGACTCCCACCACAGACTCACCCCCAGCCAGGGGCCCAAAAACCCCCAGCCCAACCAGACGAGCTTCTCCTCGCACAGCACAGCAGGAACTCCAAACCAAGGCCTCCGCAGTGAGGATCCACCAGCCGAAGACAGAATCAAACTTCCCTTTCCCACGTCGTCCAGACCGCTCCCCTCCATCAATGGAGAAATCGGATCAGAGGAAAGCACTCTGTGAGTCCGCCATTACTTCAGTCCCTGTTTCAGTTCTTTAACCTTGTTATTGAGACTAATTAACAAGAGTTGTGGCTGTAAGCAGATGGACTGAGCGTTGTCGTGCTTCTCTGCAGGATCTGTGCCAGATGTGGCATCTCCTTCACAGGCACGTGGTAtgacaaacagaggaagaggccCTGCTGTCCCACCTGCTGGGGTATGTCACTTTAGGAGCGAGCAATGTCATGATTCTGGGGTAAAAGTGACGACCTTCTTGCAGGTTTATTAATCCTAcaatgtttgtgtctttttaaattCCAGCAGCGTCAAAGACAAAAGAGCATCCGATGATTCGCTTCAGAAAGGTAAAGCGCTCTCTGGCAGCGAGCTACACTTTAGCCCCTTTAGCTTCTTTTCCACCAACCTTTCCAGGagcttttattaccaggaatttatttacctgggtaaaagaattcctggtaatctgtgtggtttgcgtttccaccgcacctcaaagttgaggaacatttattcaaatcaggctgcTGAAGTATGGGGGACGTAGAGTACGGCGGTCGGACCCACTGCGACTCTTGTGGTCCTTCTTATATAATCTTGCgtaagtttcttcaacttttcacaaaTGTGTTTCGCCGCGTGCCGTACATTCAGCTCCGCCAGCTTGTCGGCTAttgaatttcttcctctgcaaataCGCTGAAAAGAGCCCGGACCTCGTCGTCCGTCCTcttctcgtagcttctcttcttttgctccattttccaaatgatcaaaacacaagtgaagtgaagcttgtagaaattaaataaaccagtttgcagccacactggtTTAAACACGGATGTGCAGAACACTGCAGGTGTGTTCCTCCAATCagcgttcttcagcacacagccccgcccctcaagaaTAATCCGGGTAATCTGAAAAGTCCTACCCCCCCACTAGGTACTTTTTCAGGGAAAGTTTTTTCCCCCTGAGTGATTTTGGTGGAAACACgccgaggtttttcaaaatcccagGTAAATGACAAAAGTTCCTACTAAAACTTTAACATGTGGTCCAAAGGGAACTCATCGGTACAATGTTCAAACCACTGGTGCAGAATTCTCACTTTGTTTATCTGAGGAACATTTTGGCCTTTTTCATCCGGCAAGGAGAAAAAGGTGCATGacgaaaagaaaagaagacaataCTATATGATAgtattaatatttcaaatattaaaatgtttaaaagcacATAAATGAGATATTAATTGCTAAACAGACCTTTGCTGTGTGCAGTGGATCCCCTGTGGACAGTGTGTGGGATGCCACAACACAGTGAACTGTGGACAGTGTGCCAACTGCAAGCATGGACTGCAGAGCCCCGAGTCCCGGAAACGTATATGCCGGAAACGCAAATGTATATGTCCTATTCGCAAGGTAAGCTGACGGctacacaacaaacaacagtCTCTGTGTACTTTGGTGCTTCTTCTTGGTTATGTTACTTTTGCATTcatgcctctttttttttttccccctgcatgTTTCATCAGGACCCAGGAAGTGGAACCTTCCCGCCTCAGAGGCCGTATAATGACGTGCCTGAAACCTTTGATGACAGCATGAGTTTCAAGGTAATAAACGCGTGTATGATCCAAACTAATGTACAGTACGTGTTCAGTGATGTCGCCAGAATGAGTCCTGTGTTCCTGCTGCGGTAAAAATCCAAAAGGAAACCGACACATCCAGGGGATGCACCATATTTTTTCCCTGATGAGTGCtgtgaataataaatatatcCTGCAGTGGGTGCGGCTAACAAAGGTAACAGAGCTaagagctaacagctaatggagctaatgGACCTAATAGAGTTAATAGAGCTTatagagctaacagctaatggagctaCCAGTCAAGAGATTAACTGAGGAACAAATTAAACAGTGACCTGCAGTTTAATGTGACAACACATGTTTACAGTAAGTAAACATACTGACGCACTAAAGCTAATACAGTCAGAGAGTTTGGAGTTACAGACACTTTATTTTACCAAATACCTGTCAGAGATGAGAGTTAGTCCAGTTATGTACTGAAGTACACAGCTGAGGTACTATTCATGACAAACAAAGTGTATACAACTGTTATTACTTCATATAAActgaatataaaacaacaagaaaTGGCTTAAACTTAAATCCTGTATCTTTTATTaggactttttttaaattttacagttagttttttttcagttttgtttaaaAGCTTTTCCTTTGAATGGAGCAGTAAGAATATCCCttccttatttattttattggcATTAACAGCTAACAGCCATAGACGATAATAAAgtaaagaaacaacattttgatgGTCTAGCACGAGTTTAACACTAGAATTTGTCTAAACATTTTATTGGGGACCCACCGGAAAGTCATCACTGCATGTTTACCGTGCCGGTCCGAGAGTCAAAGACCTCCATGTGCCGTGTTGTAATAATTCCTCTGCAGATTTTCATGGGTTCTTACAAGTCAATTAGCTGCTGTGTTACTTTAAGCACTTTTCTCTGTGGCAAATTTAAAGCAACGTTTCCACTGCTTGGCTGTTAAGTCAGTACTGGGTTTATAGAAGCACAAATCtttcaaataataatagtaataatgactGTTGGTCAATAATATTgacctaataataataatactgtcTAACATGGGCTGTACAGTCTCAGCTTTGACACTGAGCCACcgatttgttttattttacagagtGAAGTTGCAGATTCACAGGTAactttataattttttttgttgctacaTCTTTAACTATCACACTAAAAAATACTTCCACACCTGTTTCTCACTCTCACTGATAACCGCTCCTTCACGCAGCACCCGAGTTTCAAAAGCAGCGACACAGAGAACTTCTCAGTCAACGTGGACGTTGACGATGAGGACGACATGTCGAccgacgatgacgatgatgtgaGTCTCTTTGACCCGTACAGACAGGAAGACATTTAGGAGGATCTGTtagcagaaatggaatataACATGTGTATCATCACCTTAAAGTGAGAATCTTTTCCCTTTAGATATACATAGAAAGCACGTTCGCCATGTTTCTACGGTGGCCCagaacagacaaataaaacttcctgttttatgttgacaaatggaggatcacacttattatttagcacaagaaaaGGCAAGGGAGCCTCAATCCTTGTGGGCCACCGTAGCTTCTCCAACATGCTCAGAAGGGAGGGGATGAGCCGAGGGGTATTCAGTTGGTTGTAATCTGCAGTCGCACCACTAGAGGCCACCAAATCCTGCACAGTGGACCTGTTGGACACcaagtttccatccaaatgtagcaCAAACTTTTCCTAAATTTCCAGaaaatctgcaaaagaaaaGTGCAAATGGATGCATGTTTCCATctgcaactaaaaaaaaaaaaagaccacaaatGATTTGTTTGGAAATATGATTTGGGGAAGGTTAAACAGTCGGACTATGCGTAGAAATACAGAAGTTGAGAAACATTTTGTTGCTGCAGGAGCTCTTGAACGTAGGAGTGGAGACAGTCAGTGCTGCTGGTCATCACACACCACCACATGCCCTCCTGTAACTGTCACCAGCAAAATACATTTGGGGCGTTTCCACCCGAGTGCTTTTACTTCCAGAGTTGCATGACATGTTCTGAACATGAAATAAATTTCCCTTTCATCATCTGTTAGTAGCCGTATGTAAGTAACTGTATAAATACGTCAAGAAAATATCTATTTCTTGTTATGTACTGAAGATTTAGAAGCTTTTGAGTTCATCTGTTCTCGTTTGTTCTCTGGACTGTCACATAACGCCTTTACATCTGTGCTGAGTTCTCTTATTGTTCTCGTTTTCAGTGGCACAAGAAGAGGAAACGGCGATCCTGCGGAGAATGTAAAGCCTGTCTCTGCAGGAAAGACTGCGGCACCTGCGATTTCTGCGTGGACAAGCCCAAGTTTGGAGGCAGCAACAAGAAGAGGCAGAAGTGTCGACTACGTCAGTGTCAGAGACAGGCGATGGTTAGACCCCACCAGGTTCCACTTAGTGAGCTGTCTCTTGCAGTAATGACGTGAAAtgggcttgttttttttttaaatctctctcCGCTTATGTTTGGCAGAGACACTTGCTGCCTTTCCAAATGGGGCAAGGTGACTACGGCCCAGATGGTGCAGTGCTGCCAGGCAGGCCCAGACCGCACTACACGTACAGTAGGAAGTCAAGtttaaagaaaagcaaaggcCCACATGTCGGTTTGGACTTCACCGACAACGAAGACGATGACAGCAACTTACAAGCGGTGAGTTCCTGATGCTTTTGGCCACCAAATCCTTCCAGCGTTTCGTTTTTTGAGGATGGTTTTTCTTTTATGGAAGAATCACGGCTCCctgttaccttttttttcttacgTTTCTCTGCAGATGACTTGGAGCTCTGAGCCTGCCAGCGGTAGCAAATACTCCTACGACATGAACGTGAGAAACCACCAATCATCTATGCAGGTTTGAACATGGATTACCATCTGCACGTTCTGGTCATGTAACACTTATCTCCCCCGACAGAGCGTTAAAAATGAATTGTGTCTTTCAGCAGTTGAATCATTCGGACTTTGGACAGCGGAACGGACTTCCTGACCCTCGAATCAGCGGCAGCAACCGCAACGACTCTGAACTAGTAAGTTTAGGAGCCGTTTAGCCTGATGCTTcattcacatggattcagaCAGACGGTAGACGGAAAAACCAGATGTTATTTTAGAAAATTAGTGAGTGAATTAGCCATCAC
This region of Pempheris klunzingeri isolate RE-2024b chromosome 2, fPemKlu1.hap1, whole genome shotgun sequence genomic DNA includes:
- the LOC139220224 gene encoding methyl-CpG-binding domain protein 1-like → MNEEAAESPAPDREPVEEDAEPVEEDVGQSTEMKSRKEGKSCEDAAAQEPKAPSHRLGTKGSPSSDPVGETPGEAMEEAKATGGEPPLDWFEPLEDDDDATSIGVNDPEEESLAGESERSESVAGSDKAVRKIYQLNVTRRKRSHPDEGWVEWPVLGEGWKRKEVVRRSGSSIGQKDVYYLSPRGDRVRSRVELVSVLEGFLNLSSFDYKSGTFYDGDAPPIRVRNRAKRKVRERSSSESSWMDRGEGADTPDSHHRLTPSQGPKNPQPNQTSFSSHSTAGTPNQGLRSEDPPAEDRIKLPFPTSSRPLPSINGEIGSEESTLICARCGISFTGTWYDKQRKRPCCPTCWAASKTKEHPMIRFRKWIPCGQCVGCHNTVNCGQCANCKHGLQSPESRKRICRKRKCICPIRKDPGSGTFPPQRPYNDVPETFDDSMSFKSEVADSQHPSFKSSDTENFSVNVDVDDEDDMSTDDDDDWHKKRKRRSCGECKACLCRKDCGTCDFCVDKPKFGGSNKKRQKCRLRQCQRQAMRHLLPFQMGQGDYGPDGAVLPGRPRPHYTYSRKSSLKKSKGPHVGLDFTDNEDDDSNLQAMTWSSEPASGSKYSYDMNVRNHQSSMQQLNHSDFGQRNGLPDPRISGSNRNDSELEQLSRWDAEKSYAGRDGQKHLEEEEEEEEEEEEEEEEEEEEELPMITQIFSLADHSAGSGADIENQLMKLLHGLRSSVLPILWYAIMVEGPQLQLIQCSKQSNMTDTMVLIDPGFCYQVTVQKQPLLPTHPLYDSHPVRLASVTDVVNLLLGLEKYAVCQGLHPEEALPSKEPLILERASTCDFLVRKNVSICANCRVLRGL